Proteins encoded within one genomic window of Glycine soja cultivar W05 chromosome 1, ASM419377v2, whole genome shotgun sequence:
- the LOC114412217 gene encoding probable 6-phosphogluconolactonase 2, protein MAKNTGELRIHESVDELRTDLADYVAELSEASVKERGVFAIALSGGSLIGLMGKLCEAPYNKTVDWSKWYIFWADERVVAKNHADSNYKLAKDGLLSKVPIIPSHVHSINDSVSAEEAADDYEFVIRQLVKTRVVSVSEISDCPKFDLILLGLGSDGHVASLFPNHSALNEREEWVTFITDSPKPPPERITFTLPVINSASNVAVVVTGESKAESVHLAIDDVGPDGPLIPVRMVQPAMGKLVWFLDKLAASKLEDSNLNK, encoded by the exons ATGGCTAAGAATACAGGAGAGTTGAGGATTCATGAGAGTGTGGATGAGCTTAGGACTGATTTGGCAGACTATGTTGCTGAGTTATCAGAGGCATCTGTGAAAGAGCGAGGAGTCTTTGCCATTGCTTTATCTGGTGGTTCTCTCATTGGCTTAATGGG AAAACTCTGTGAAGCTCCTTATAACAAGACAGTGGACTGGTCCAAGTGGTATATCTTCTGGGCTGATGAGCGTGTTGTGGCGAAAAACCATGCCGATAGCAATTATAAGCTTGCTAAAGATGGCCTTTTGTCCAAG GTGCCTATTATCCCCAGTCATGTGCATTCTATTAACGATTCCGTGTCAGCAGAAGAAGCTGCCGATGATTACGAGTTTGTCATTCGACAGTTAGTGAAAACCCGTGTTGTCAGCGTGTCTGAGATTAGTGACTGTCCAAAGTTTGACCTCATTCTGCTCGGATTGGGTTCAGATGGCCACGTTGCCTCATTGTTTCCTAACCACTCAGCACTCAATGAAAGGGAAGAATGGGTAACTTTTATTACTGACTCCCCCAAACCCCCACCTGAGAGAATCACATTCACCTTGCCTGTCATCAATTCTGCATCCAATGTTGCAGTAGTTGTCACAGGCGAAAGCAAAGCGGAATCCGTACACTTGGCAATAGACGATGTTGGACCTGATGGCCCCTTAATACCAGTGAGAATGGTCCAACCAGCGATGGGGAAGTTGGTGTGGTTTTTGGATAAGCTGGCTGCCTCAAAACTTGAAGATTCCAATTTGAACAAGTAG
- the LOC114412226 gene encoding fructokinase-like 2, chloroplastic has translation MAYLSFPQFLSLPRYHMTWSYCCTSFNTVQLGKLGPGCKWGHVAMARKKASLDSSIEEEPSDNESVVEKKTTRSSKIKKTTVRTRKKTKDESPGDTDDASIEGSSAAASDDSKKTRRTRKKGASSSAGLEEKKEVKEEKKVRRRKKTEEEKLIVEDKGSEAEISDQDEPSFLENVEDDSDSGLELIKDDGEDISFTYGWPPLVCCFGAVQHAFVPSGRPANRLINHEIHESMKDALWSPEKFVRAPGGSAGSVAIALATLGGKVAFMGKLADDDYGQAMLYYMNANNVQTRSVRIDSKRATAVSLMKVGKRSRLKMSCVKPCAEDSLTKSELNFDVLKEAKMFYFNTHSLLDRNMRSTTLQAIKISKHFGGVIFYDLNLPIPLWHSSEETMMFIQQAWNLADIIEVTKQELEFLCGITPSEEFDTKNNARSKFVHYEPEVVSPLWHENLKVLFVTNGTSKIHYYTKELDGAVLGMEDAPITPFTCDMSATGDGIVAALMRMLTVQPDLLTDKGYLEHSIKYAIDCGVIDQWILGRVRGFPPHEDMEEDITPDSNGIRSISETEYRTAVGSASE, from the exons ATGGCGTATCTTTCTTTTCCCCAGTTTCTCTCGCTTCCTAg GTACCACATGACTTGGTCCTATTGCTGCACTTCTTTTAACACAGTGCAACTTGGGAAACTCGGGCCTGGGTGTAAATGGGGTCATGTCGCAATGGCTAGGAAAAAGGCCTCTCTAGACTCTTCTATAGAAGAAGAGCCCAGTGACAATGAATCTGTGGTGGAAAAGAAGACGACTAGGTCATCTAAAATTAAGAAGACAACAGTGAGGActaggaagaaaacaaaagatgagTCCCCTGGAGATACAGATGATGCCTCTATTGAAGGAAGCTCAGCGGCCGCTAGTGATGATTCCAAGAAAACTCGAAGGACTCGGAAAAAAG GTGCATCTAGTTCTGCTGGCCtggaagaaaagaaggaagtCAAGGAAGAGAAAAAGGTTAGAAGACGAAAGAAAACTGAAGAGGAGAAATTAATTGTAGAGGATAAAGGTAGTGAAGCTGAAATCAGTGACCAAGATGAGCCTTCATTTCTTGAAAATGTGGAGGACGATAGTGACAGTGGCTTGGAACTGATAAAAGATGATGGAGAGGACATTAGCTTTACTTATGGATGGCCTCCTCTTGTTTGTTGCTTTGGAGCTGTGCAGCATGCTTTTGTGCCTTCAGGGAGACCCGCCAATAGGCTTATAAATCATGAAATCCATGAAAGCATGAAGGATGCCTTATGGAGCCCTGAAAAATTTGTTAGGGCTCCAGGGGGCTCTGCTGGTAGTGTTGCTATTGCTCTTGCTACCTTGGGTGGCAAGGTTGCTTTCATGGGAAAACTTGCGGATGATGATTATGGTCAAGCAATGCTATACTATATGAATGCGAATAATGTCCAAACCCGATCAGTACGTATTGATAGTAAAAGGGCAACAGCTGTATCACTGATGAAGGTTGGTAAAAGGAGTCGACTTAAAATGAGTTGTGTAAAACCCTGTGCTGAAGATAGTTTGACAAAGTCTGAGCTAAATTTTGATGTGCTGAAAGAG GCAAAAATGTTCTACTTCAATACACATTCCCTGCTTGATCGTAACATGAGGTCAACTACATTACAAGCCATCAAGAtttcaaagcattttggagGGGTTATTTTCTATGATCTAAACCTTCCTATACCACTATGGCACTCTAGTGAAGAAACTATGATGTTCATTCAGCAAGCGTGGAATCTTGCAGACATTATTGAGGTCACTAAGCAAGAACTTGAGTTCTTATGTGGGATCACACCATCTGAAGAATTTGACACCAAAAATAATGCCAGGTCGAAGTTCGTCCATTATGAACCTGAAGTGGTTTCCCCACTTTGGCATGAAAATCTTAAGGTTTTATTTGTGACTAATGGAACTTCCAAAATACATTACTACACAAAAGAGCTCGATGGTGCTGTTCTTGGGATGGAGGATGCCCCAATTACCCCATTCACTTGTGATATGTCAGCAACTGGAGATGGCATTGTTGCTG CTCTCATGCGAATGTTGACAGTTCAACCTGATTTGTTAACTGATAAAGGATACCTGGAACATTCCATCAAGTATGCAATCGATTGCGGGGTTATCGATCAATGGATACTCGGCCGTGTACGGGGCTTTCCTCCACATGAAGATATGGAGGAAGACATAACCCCTGATTCAAATGGCATTAGATCAATTTCAGAAACAGAATACCGCACAGCAGTAGGGTCTGCTAGTGAGTAA